A region from the Candidatus Electrothrix scaldis genome encodes:
- a CDS encoding DUF262 domain-containing HNH endonuclease family protein — protein sequence MNFNTANNTFRQLMGNGLLYRVPAFQRDYSWSADEWDDLWQDLLALHTTDEEPSHYMGYLVLQSSDSKRFDIIDGQQRITTISIILLAAISLLHDLAKTEAINDKRAEQLRNSYIGYLDPVTLTAKSKLTLNRHNDRFYQDYLVPLEQLPQRGLNASEHLLRKAFLWFKARVKADLEAHGEGIAGFVDQTVDRLFFTVITVTDELNAFKVFETLNARGVRLSATDLLKNYLFSVISKEGAHSSELKTLEERWETIIDLLGSNNFPEFLRVFWNSGHKLVRKTHLFKTIRQAVSDRGQAFALIRDLDRHARIYAALRNPLDTSWERDERNWLQQLQMFNVRQPLSLLLAAFDRFGDTERNSFKQTLRAVTMLSFRYNVICGMPGNELERTYNAIAIQLSEGSLFSARAVITELHPIYPLDKVFKPAFADKSLRTSNSRNRKVVRYILFELERCCSNTSYALDDATYTIEHILPEHPPEQGWETFDDRQHENGVYQLGNMTLLTVAANRDLGNAPFQEKKAVYSASEFAITQGISRRYEEWTPASIASRQNWMAGKAATIWNISF from the coding sequence ATGAACTTCAACACCGCCAATAACACCTTCCGCCAACTCATGGGCAACGGCCTGCTCTACAGGGTACCGGCCTTTCAGCGCGATTACTCCTGGTCTGCGGACGAATGGGATGATCTCTGGCAGGATCTCCTCGCCCTGCACACGACCGATGAGGAACCCAGCCATTACATGGGCTATCTGGTCCTGCAATCCTCGGACAGCAAACGCTTTGACATCATTGACGGCCAGCAACGCATCACCACCATCAGTATCATCCTGCTGGCAGCCATCTCCCTGCTCCATGATCTTGCCAAGACAGAAGCCATCAACGATAAACGGGCAGAGCAGCTGCGGAATTCTTATATCGGCTACCTGGACCCGGTCACCCTGACAGCAAAATCCAAGCTCACCCTGAACCGGCATAACGACCGCTTCTATCAGGATTATCTTGTTCCGCTCGAACAACTCCCCCAACGGGGCCTGAATGCATCAGAACATCTCCTGCGCAAGGCCTTTCTCTGGTTCAAGGCACGAGTGAAAGCAGACCTTGAGGCACATGGTGAGGGGATTGCAGGCTTTGTTGACCAAACCGTAGACCGCCTCTTCTTTACGGTCATCACGGTGACCGACGAACTCAATGCCTTTAAGGTCTTTGAGACCCTCAACGCCCGTGGAGTGCGCCTATCTGCCACAGATCTCCTGAAAAATTATCTCTTTTCCGTGATCAGCAAGGAGGGAGCCCACTCCTCTGAGTTGAAGACCCTGGAAGAGCGCTGGGAGACCATTATCGACCTGCTCGGTAGTAATAATTTCCCTGAATTTCTGCGTGTCTTCTGGAACAGCGGTCATAAGCTGGTTCGTAAGACCCACCTGTTCAAAACCATTCGTCAGGCCGTGTCTGACCGGGGACAGGCATTCGCCCTGATCCGAGATCTGGACCGTCATGCCCGAATCTACGCAGCCCTGAGAAATCCCCTGGATACCTCCTGGGAACGGGATGAACGAAACTGGCTGCAACAGCTCCAGATGTTCAATGTCCGCCAGCCGCTGTCCCTGCTCCTGGCTGCTTTTGATCGTTTCGGAGATACAGAACGCAACAGCTTCAAGCAGACCCTGCGGGCCGTGACCATGCTCTCCTTCCGTTACAATGTGATCTGCGGAATGCCGGGCAATGAACTTGAACGGACGTATAATGCCATTGCCATTCAGCTCAGTGAGGGAAGCCTCTTCTCTGCCCGAGCTGTAATAACGGAGCTTCATCCCATCTATCCGCTTGACAAGGTCTTCAAACCCGCCTTTGCAGACAAATCCTTACGCACAAGCAATAGTCGGAACCGAAAGGTTGTCCGCTATATCCTGTTCGAGCTGGAACGCTGCTGCTCCAACACAAGCTATGCCCTGGATGACGCTACCTATACTATTGAGCACATCCTGCCCGAACATCCCCCGGAACAGGGCTGGGAAACCTTTGATGACCGCCAGCACGAGAACGGCGTCTATCAGCTGGGTAATATGACCCTCTTGACCGTAGCCGCCAATCGTGATTTGGGCAATGCCCCTTTTCAGGAGAAAAAAGCTGTGTACTCGGCAAGCGAGTTTGCCATAACCCAGGGAATCAGCAGACGTTATGAAGAATGGACACCTGCAAGTATTGCCTCCCGACAAAACTGGATGGCAGGCAAGGCCGCTACCATCTGGAACATCTCCTTTTAA
- a CDS encoding DUF2326 domain-containing protein: MKLSKLYSNKPECFQDIIFESGLNVVLAEIRLPENKKKDTHNLGKTTLGHLLNFLLLAKKNPKFFLFKHLDLFREFIFFLELELLDGSYITIRRGVQNATKISFKKHEFAQQNFVDLAEDTWDHHDVPFERSLSILDALLDLRSLKPWTFRKGIGYQLRSQDDYRDVFQLRKFMGKHADWKPFLSHITGFNADQITSYYEKEKQIDDKKKQEQIIQNEFGGSLEDISKIEGIILLKQKELEKKQAFLDAFDFRSQDKEHTEKLVDRIDKRIATLNVERYSLQKNQKKIKDSLDEEQILFHPDDAERLFKEAGILFTGQIKKDFQQLITFNRAITDERCAYLQEELGEIEDRLKEVNAELDTLGKQRSETLSFLNETNVFNKYKKFSNELITLKADLSSLERQRDSLRRLQELRTSLRKLKEKLEHLQSDIELDVEQQNADPTCLFSSIRLFFNEIIEEVIDRKALLNVALNREGHLEFKDEILDESGNATSADSGTTYKKLLCTAFDLAVLRAYLDKKFPHFVFHDGVFESLDDRKKENLLNVIRRYSDLGIQVIITLIDSDLPPKSDRNKEVFGEQEIILTLHDENEQGRLFKMASW; the protein is encoded by the coding sequence ATGAAGCTGTCTAAACTTTATTCCAACAAGCCAGAATGTTTTCAGGACATCATATTTGAATCTGGACTTAATGTTGTTCTTGCAGAAATACGTCTTCCTGAGAACAAAAAAAAAGACACCCATAACCTTGGCAAAACCACTCTTGGGCATTTGCTTAATTTTCTCCTCCTTGCGAAGAAAAACCCCAAGTTTTTCCTCTTCAAGCACCTTGACCTGTTTCGAGAATTCATCTTTTTTCTTGAGCTGGAACTCCTTGATGGTTCGTATATTACGATTCGTAGGGGTGTACAAAATGCCACTAAGATTAGTTTCAAAAAACATGAATTTGCTCAACAAAACTTTGTAGACTTAGCAGAGGACACCTGGGACCATCATGATGTACCGTTTGAAAGGTCACTGAGTATTCTGGATGCCCTTCTTGATTTGCGTTCACTGAAACCGTGGACTTTTCGTAAAGGCATAGGGTATCAACTACGATCACAAGACGACTATCGCGACGTATTTCAATTACGTAAATTTATGGGAAAACATGCCGATTGGAAACCTTTTCTTTCCCATATTACAGGATTTAATGCTGACCAGATTACCTCTTATTACGAAAAAGAAAAACAGATAGACGATAAAAAGAAGCAAGAACAGATTATCCAGAATGAGTTCGGTGGGTCACTTGAAGATATCAGTAAAATTGAAGGGATTATTCTGCTCAAGCAGAAAGAACTGGAAAAAAAGCAGGCATTCCTTGATGCATTCGATTTTCGCTCTCAAGACAAAGAGCATACCGAAAAGTTAGTGGACAGGATTGACAAACGTATTGCGACGCTTAATGTTGAGCGCTACTCATTGCAAAAAAACCAAAAAAAAATAAAAGATTCGTTAGATGAAGAGCAGATACTGTTTCATCCAGATGATGCAGAACGTCTGTTTAAAGAGGCGGGTATTCTCTTTACCGGACAGATAAAAAAAGATTTTCAGCAACTAATTACATTCAACCGCGCCATAACAGATGAACGCTGTGCCTACCTTCAAGAGGAGCTGGGAGAGATTGAAGACAGATTGAAAGAGGTCAATGCCGAGTTAGATACGTTGGGCAAGCAGCGGTCAGAAACACTTTCTTTTTTAAATGAAACCAATGTATTTAACAAATACAAAAAATTCTCAAATGAACTCATAACGCTCAAAGCCGATTTGTCCTCTCTGGAGCGTCAACGAGACTCTTTGCGTCGCCTACAGGAATTGCGCACCAGTTTACGGAAGTTAAAAGAGAAACTTGAGCATTTACAAAGTGATATTGAACTTGATGTAGAGCAGCAGAACGCCGACCCAACATGCTTATTTTCTTCAATTCGACTGTTTTTCAACGAAATTATTGAAGAAGTTATTGATCGAAAGGCTCTTTTGAATGTAGCTCTTAATCGTGAAGGACATTTAGAGTTTAAAGATGAAATCCTTGATGAATCCGGCAACGCAACCAGTGCAGATTCAGGAACCACATACAAAAAATTGTTATGTACCGCCTTTGATCTTGCAGTATTACGTGCCTACCTTGACAAAAAATTCCCGCATTTTGTGTTTCATGATGGTGTGTTTGAGTCCCTTGATGACCGTAAAAAGGAAAACCTGCTCAACGTTATTCGTCGATATTCCGATCTTGGTATACAGGTCATTATTACCCTGATTGACTCAGATCTCCCGCCTAAATCCGACAGAAACAAAGAAGTATTTGGCGAACAGGAAATTATCCTGACCCTACACGATGAAAACGAACAAGGTCGGCTCTTTAAAATGGCGAGCTGGTAA
- a CDS encoding ABC-three component system protein, translating to MKYAYEDLSDEQFEQLIVFLCQRLLGISVQGFAKGPDGGRDAKFVGTAELHPSRTAPWSGTTIIQAKHTNGYNRNFSEPDFYSVKSMTSVLAKEIPRIKKLRLNKQLDHYMLFSNRRLAGNAESEIREYISTQCNIKQESIYLCGLEQLENWLKTFPDVPRLADLDPVDSPLIVSPDDLSDIIQALARQKNTLPNIIDDPPIQRISYEEKNKINQMSVEYAKAQRKRYLKETPIIRTFLAAPENLDLLRMYESVVEEFQLKIITKRKDYQAFDEVLEYLVDLLFHRDPILRGHKRLTRIMLFYMYWSCDIGELGDAETD from the coding sequence ATGAAATACGCATACGAAGATCTCAGCGACGAACAATTTGAGCAGTTAATCGTATTTTTATGTCAACGTTTACTTGGTATCTCTGTGCAGGGATTTGCCAAAGGACCTGATGGCGGTCGAGATGCTAAATTTGTCGGAACGGCAGAACTGCATCCAAGCCGAACAGCTCCTTGGAGTGGAACCACTATTATTCAGGCTAAGCATACAAACGGTTACAACCGTAACTTTTCTGAGCCTGACTTCTACAGCGTCAAGAGCATGACCTCTGTTCTTGCAAAAGAAATCCCCCGCATAAAGAAACTCCGCTTAAACAAGCAACTTGATCATTATATGCTGTTTTCTAACAGACGCTTGGCGGGAAATGCAGAAAGCGAAATAAGAGAATACATCTCGACACAATGTAATATCAAGCAAGAATCTATTTACTTATGCGGACTGGAGCAGCTTGAAAACTGGCTCAAGACCTTTCCGGATGTGCCAAGACTTGCGGATCTTGATCCTGTTGATTCACCGTTAATCGTAAGCCCGGATGATCTATCTGATATTATCCAGGCACTTGCCCGACAAAAGAATACACTGCCAAATATCATTGACGATCCACCGATTCAACGAATAAGCTATGAAGAGAAGAATAAAATAAACCAAATGAGTGTTGAATATGCTAAAGCTCAACGTAAAAGATACCTGAAAGAAACTCCAATAATTCGTACGTTCTTGGCTGCTCCTGAAAATCTGGATCTACTGCGTATGTACGAGTCAGTTGTGGAGGAATTCCAATTAAAAATTATAACAAAGCGTAAAGACTACCAAGCATTTGACGAGGTACTGGAATATCTCGTTGATCTACTTTTTCATCGAGATCCAATCCTGAGAGGCCATAAACGATTAACTCGCATCATGTTGTTTTATATGTATTGGAGCTGTGATATTGGAGAGTTAGGTGATGCTGAGACCGACTAA
- a CDS encoding HAD-IA family hydrolase produces the protein MLKLVIFDCDGVMFESREANRAYYNHMLEAFACPPMNEEELGYVHIHNVFDSISHIFRNHAHIDMDKVDQYRQQLDYSSFLKHMIIAPDLKEFLQTITPKYHRAISTNRTNTMDMILDIFGLRDSFEIVMTASNSPRPKPAPDALHIILKHFGLSVDEAIFIGDSTVDRDHCASVGMKLIAFNNPQLEAAYHVDTFMEILQLPEFC, from the coding sequence ATGTTGAAACTGGTTATTTTTGATTGCGACGGTGTCATGTTCGAGTCCCGCGAGGCGAATCGGGCCTACTATAATCATATGCTGGAGGCCTTTGCCTGCCCGCCCATGAATGAGGAGGAGCTCGGCTATGTCCACATCCATAATGTCTTTGATTCCATAAGCCATATCTTCCGCAATCATGCCCATATTGATATGGATAAGGTCGATCAATACCGCCAACAGCTTGACTACAGTTCGTTCCTCAAACACATGATCATCGCGCCTGATCTCAAGGAATTCCTCCAGACCATCACCCCGAAATACCACCGGGCTATTTCCACCAACCGGACCAATACTATGGACATGATCCTGGATATCTTTGGTCTGCGGGACAGCTTTGAGATCGTCATGACCGCCTCCAACTCGCCCCGGCCCAAACCTGCCCCGGATGCCCTGCACATCATCCTGAAGCATTTCGGCCTGTCAGTGGATGAAGCCATCTTTATCGGGGATTCCACAGTGGATCGCGATCATTGCGCGTCGGTGGGAATGAAGCTGATCGCCTTTAATAATCCGCAGCTTGAGGCGGCGTATCATGTGGATACCTTTATGGAGATATTGCAGTTGCCGGAATTCTGCTAA
- a CDS encoding HD domain-containing protein, producing the protein MASKEKESRDAAGEPAIPTIAAELLETLHRISAQYCLEEGGSHGPDHSERVLHTAMSIGEKMGARLDIIAPAALLHDIGRKQESSSKGKVCHAELGAEMAEPILQELGYTEADRAAICHCIRAHRFRNNAAPETIEAKILFDADKLDSIGAIGIGRAFLFAGQIGARLHNAEIDPADTETYSTEDTAYREFQVKMSKVREQMLTPLGRQIAERRHVFMESFFSELHREIYGSE; encoded by the coding sequence TTGGCGAGTAAGGAAAAAGAAAGCCGGGATGCTGCCGGAGAACCAGCTATTCCAACTATTGCAGCGGAATTACTGGAGACCCTGCACAGGATAAGCGCCCAATACTGCCTGGAGGAAGGCGGTTCTCACGGCCCGGACCACAGCGAGCGGGTCCTGCACACAGCCATGAGTATCGGCGAAAAGATGGGTGCCCGCCTGGATATTATCGCCCCGGCGGCCCTGCTCCATGATATCGGGCGCAAGCAGGAAAGTAGCAGCAAGGGTAAGGTCTGTCATGCTGAGCTGGGAGCGGAAATGGCAGAGCCGATCCTTCAGGAACTCGGATATACAGAAGCAGACCGGGCAGCAATCTGCCATTGCATCCGTGCCCATCGCTTCCGCAATAATGCCGCGCCAGAGACCATTGAGGCCAAGATCCTCTTTGATGCGGACAAGCTGGACTCCATCGGTGCCATCGGCATTGGCAGGGCCTTTCTCTTTGCTGGCCAGATCGGGGCACGGCTCCATAATGCAGAAATTGATCCGGCAGATACCGAAACCTATTCCACCGAAGATACGGCCTACCGCGAGTTTCAGGTCAAGATGTCCAAGGTTCGAGAGCAGATGCTCACGCCTCTGGGACGGCAGATCGCCGAGCGACGGCACGTCTTTATGGAATCCTTTTTCAGTGAGCTGCATCGCGAAATTTACGGCTCAGAGTAG
- a CDS encoding YkgJ family cysteine cluster protein — protein MNDHNLPQHCSALDEKKKFCFSCHPEVPCFNECCHQLDLILTPYDVLRLKNKLHRHSGMFLEQFVIIEWEEGMLFPTCYLTMVDDGKASCVFVKDFGCRVYEDRPAACRAYPIGRGVSCKQDGSIQEQFVLLKEPHCRGFETDKQFSAAEYFKDQGLEEYNRYNDKMTELLQHPKIRAGFRPTKEQAEQYIMALYNLDTFRQELKNGYIKMNKTLSPMEQQTMETSDNVLLLIAIRWLIQEYFGE, from the coding sequence ATGAACGATCATAATCTTCCCCAACATTGCAGCGCCTTGGACGAAAAGAAAAAATTCTGTTTTTCCTGCCATCCTGAGGTCCCCTGCTTCAACGAGTGCTGCCACCAACTGGACCTAATCCTGACTCCCTATGATGTCTTGCGTCTGAAAAATAAGCTCCATCGCCATTCCGGTATGTTTCTGGAGCAGTTTGTTATCATTGAGTGGGAAGAAGGCATGCTCTTTCCGACCTGCTACCTGACAATGGTTGATGACGGCAAGGCCAGCTGTGTCTTTGTCAAAGACTTCGGCTGCCGCGTTTATGAAGACCGCCCTGCGGCCTGCCGTGCCTACCCCATAGGACGCGGCGTTTCCTGCAAGCAGGACGGCTCTATTCAGGAACAATTTGTTCTGCTCAAAGAACCTCACTGTCGCGGCTTTGAGACGGACAAGCAATTCTCTGCTGCTGAGTATTTCAAGGATCAAGGCCTGGAAGAGTACAACCGCTATAACGATAAAATGACGGAACTTCTCCAGCATCCCAAAATTAGAGCAGGATTTCGTCCAACCAAAGAGCAGGCTGAGCAGTACATCATGGCCCTCTATAACCTGGACACCTTCCGCCAGGAGCTCAAGAACGGCTATATCAAGATGAACAAGACCTTGTCACCTATGGAACAGCAGACTATGGAGACCAGCGATAATGTTCTGCTACTCATCGCCATCCGTTGGCTGATCCAGGAATACTTTGGCGAGTAA